A section of the Pseudomonas fluorescens genome encodes:
- a CDS encoding beta-galactosidase produces the protein MIRTLPALFALLFATPLLAAPAGQQTLFNFVRPADVVKVATQDASLPQYNAEQTPEGEVLRRITFNPAAEPSLVLSPQNGVWDWSQSSAMSLRIQSAMDWALTLYVKVQSSDGKTLVSRIDLPAGPAQTLLVPLLANSSLSQGMKAGPPMPITVDGQRVMLAASAGEIDRSQVVSVTLSMIKPAAAQSILLERFGVQDSEPVLKAAYSELVDAYGQSNRARWPEKVSSDEQLKAAAAKEQQQLKGWLAERDKSALDKFGGSTKGPAFDASGFFRTEKRDGRWYLVTPLGHPFYSLGVNTVSPANSQTYVAGREWMFGALPKAGEPLDKYYGSGDNRGGNGADAGRGFNMGRWYDFYGANLQRTYGTEGFDQARWVGHTLDRLQGWGFNTVGNWSAPQLVGADRVPYTLPLSIIGDYTSISTGIDWWGGMPDPFDPRFAMATERAVAIATRDHRDDPWLIGFFADNELAWAGPGNDAKSRYALAYGTLRMTTDVPAKRAFLKQLRDKYRNEDGLSKAWGIHLAGWELMEDPGFEPPVPSAEHPEIEADFQYFQKTFADAYFKTISDALKWHAPNQLLLGGRYAVSTPEAVASCAQYCDVLSFNMYTLKPQDGYDFAALRALDKPVLISEFNFGSADRGPFWGGLAPLAREEARGPAYATFLKQAMAEPSIVGVHWFQYLDQPVAGRLLDGENGHFGLVGITDVPFTGFIDSVRKSNLAAIQQLGLEAEKAKIAHGATGSQTQ, from the coding sequence ATGATTCGCACGCTGCCTGCTCTTTTTGCCCTGCTGTTCGCCACGCCATTGCTGGCTGCGCCGGCCGGACAACAGACGCTGTTCAACTTTGTCCGGCCGGCTGATGTGGTCAAGGTGGCGACCCAGGACGCCAGCCTGCCGCAATACAACGCTGAACAGACCCCGGAAGGCGAGGTGCTGCGCCGCATCACCTTCAACCCGGCGGCAGAACCGAGCCTGGTGCTCAGCCCGCAGAACGGTGTGTGGGACTGGTCGCAGTCGAGCGCCATGAGCCTGCGCATCCAGAGCGCCATGGACTGGGCGTTGACGTTGTACGTCAAGGTGCAGAGCAGCGACGGCAAGACCCTGGTCAGTCGTATCGATTTGCCGGCGGGGCCTGCGCAAACCCTGCTGGTGCCCCTGCTGGCCAACTCGTCCTTGAGCCAGGGGATGAAGGCCGGGCCGCCGATGCCGATCACCGTGGACGGCCAGCGCGTCATGCTGGCTGCAAGTGCTGGCGAAATCGATCGCAGCCAGGTGGTCTCGGTCACCCTGTCGATGATCAAGCCGGCTGCAGCGCAAAGCATCTTGCTGGAGCGCTTTGGCGTGCAGGACAGCGAGCCGGTGCTCAAGGCTGCCTACAGTGAGCTGGTGGATGCCTATGGGCAGTCCAACCGCGCGCGTTGGCCGGAAAAAGTCAGCAGCGACGAGCAATTGAAAGCGGCTGCCGCCAAAGAGCAACAACAGCTCAAGGGCTGGCTCGCAGAGCGTGACAAAAGCGCTCTGGACAAGTTTGGCGGCAGCACCAAGGGTCCGGCTTTTGATGCCAGCGGCTTCTTTCGCACCGAAAAGCGCGACGGGCGCTGGTACCTGGTGACACCGTTGGGGCATCCGTTCTACTCCCTGGGCGTCAACACTGTGAGCCCGGCCAACAGCCAGACCTATGTCGCCGGGCGCGAGTGGATGTTTGGCGCACTGCCCAAGGCGGGTGAGCCCTTGGACAAGTATTACGGCAGTGGCGACAACCGTGGCGGCAATGGCGCCGATGCAGGGCGCGGATTCAATATGGGGCGTTGGTACGATTTCTACGGAGCGAACCTGCAACGCACTTATGGCACCGAAGGATTCGACCAGGCCCGTTGGGTCGGCCACACCCTGGATCGCCTGCAGGGCTGGGGTTTCAACACTGTCGGCAACTGGAGCGCCCCGCAACTGGTCGGCGCTGATCGTGTGCCTTACACCTTGCCTCTGTCGATTATTGGTGACTACACCAGTATCAGCACCGGTATCGACTGGTGGGGCGGTATGCCCGATCCCTTCGACCCGCGCTTTGCCATGGCCACTGAGCGGGCCGTGGCGATTGCCACCCGTGACCATCGCGACGACCCCTGGTTGATCGGCTTCTTTGCCGATAACGAACTGGCGTGGGCCGGTCCTGGCAATGACGCAAAATCCCGCTATGCCCTGGCCTATGGCACCCTGCGCATGACCACCGATGTACCGGCAAAACGTGCGTTCCTCAAGCAACTGCGCGACAAATACCGCAACGAAGATGGCCTTTCCAAGGCCTGGGGTATTCACCTGGCTGGCTGGGAGTTGATGGAAGACCCAGGCTTCGAGCCGCCGGTTCCCAGTGCCGAGCATCCGGAAATCGAGGCTGATTTTCAGTACTTCCAGAAGACCTTCGCCGACGCCTACTTCAAGACCATCTCCGATGCGCTGAAATGGCATGCGCCCAACCAGTTGCTGCTGGGCGGTCGCTACGCGGTCAGTACCCCGGAGGCTGTGGCGTCCTGCGCCCAGTATTGCGATGTGTTGAGCTTCAACATGTACACCCTCAAGCCTCAGGATGGCTACGATTTCGCGGCCCTGCGCGCATTGGACAAACCGGTGCTGATCAGCGAGTTCAACTTCGGCTCGGCCGACCGTGGCCCGTTCTGGGGCGGCTTGGCGCCATTGGCCAGGGAAGAGGCGCGCGGGCCAGCCTATGCGACCTTCCTCAAGCAGGCCATGGCCGAGCCGTCGATTGTCGGCGTGCACTGGTTCCAGTACCTCGATCAACCGGTGGCCGGGCGTTTGCTGGACGGTGAAAATGGTCATTTCGGTCTGGTGGGGATCACCGATGTGCCGTTCACGGGCTTTATCGACAGCGTGCGTAAAAGCAACCTGGCGGCGATCCAGCAATTGGGCTTGGAGGCCGAAAAAGCCAAGATCGCCCATGGGGCAACGGGTTCCCAAACCCAGTAA
- a CDS encoding EstA family serine hydrolase produces the protein MQIQGHYELQFEAVREAFAALFDDPQERGAALCVQVGGETVLDLWAGTADKDGAEAWHSDTIANLFSCTKTFTAVTALQLVAEGKLQLDVPVANYWPAFAAAGKEGITLRQLLCHKAGLPALRETLPAEALYDWPMMTAALAAEAPWWTPGEGHGYAAITYGWLIGELLRRADGRGPGESIVARVARPLGLDFHVGLADEEFYRVAHIARSKGNMGDEAAQRLLQVTLREPAAMTTRAFTNPPSILTSTNKPEWRRMQQPAANGHGNARSLAGFYSGLLDGSLLEADMLEQLTREHSIGLDKTLLTQTRFGLGCMLDQPDVPNATFGLGPRAFGHPGAGGSVGFADPEHDVAFGFVTNTLGPYVLMDPRAQKLVRILAGCL, from the coding sequence GTGCAGATTCAGGGTCATTACGAGCTTCAATTTGAAGCGGTGCGTGAAGCCTTCGCCGCGCTGTTTGACGACCCTCAGGAGCGCGGTGCGGCGCTGTGTGTGCAGGTGGGTGGCGAAACCGTCCTCGACCTGTGGGCCGGCACCGCCGACAAGGACGGTGCCGAGGCCTGGCACAGCGACACCATTGCCAACCTGTTCTCCTGCACCAAGACATTCACCGCCGTCACGGCCTTGCAACTGGTTGCCGAAGGCAAACTGCAACTGGACGTCCCGGTTGCCAACTACTGGCCGGCGTTCGCCGCGGCAGGCAAGGAAGGCATCACCCTGCGTCAACTGCTGTGCCATAAGGCCGGGTTGCCAGCGTTGCGTGAGACATTGCCCGCCGAAGCCCTGTATGACTGGCCCATGATGACGGCGGCCCTGGCCGCCGAGGCGCCCTGGTGGACGCCCGGTGAGGGCCATGGCTACGCTGCTATCACCTATGGCTGGCTGATCGGTGAACTGCTGCGTCGCGCCGATGGCCGTGGGCCGGGGGAGTCGATTGTGGCCCGGGTTGCCCGCCCTCTAGGCCTGGACTTCCATGTCGGGCTGGCGGACGAAGAGTTTTATCGTGTGGCCCACATTGCCAGGAGCAAAGGCAATATGGGGGATGAGGCAGCCCAACGACTATTACAGGTCACCCTGCGCGAACCTGCGGCAATGACCACCCGCGCGTTTACCAATCCGCCTTCCATACTAACCAGCACTAACAAGCCCGAGTGGCGTCGTATGCAGCAGCCTGCGGCAAACGGACATGGCAATGCGCGCAGTTTGGCCGGGTTTTATAGTGGTTTGTTGGACGGAAGTTTGTTGGAAGCCGATATGCTTGAACAACTGACCCGCGAGCACAGTATCGGGCTGGATAAAACCTTATTGACGCAAACCCGCTTTGGCCTGGGCTGCATGCTGGACCAGCCAGATGTGCCCAATGCCACGTTTGGCCTTGGCCCACGTGCATTTGGGCACCCTGGTGCCGGCGGTTCCGTGGGCTTTGCCGATCCGGAACATGATGTAGCATTTGGTTTCGTGACCAATACTCTGGGGCCGTATGTACTTATGGACCCGCGCGCGCAAAAGTTGGTAAGAATATTGGCCGGTTGTCTGTAA